A segment of the Candidatus Pelagisphaera phototrophica genome:
TAACGCAAACGAAAGACGGTGGTGGCGAAGCATTTCATCTCATACTAAGTCACAATCGAGTAACTGAAAATAACGAAGGGGCATTAATCGGGAAACTGGATACATATGACTCCGGTCAAGACCACACCTATGGGTACTCCATCGTCAGCGATAATTCAGGCGTTTTCGAAATCGTTGGAAACGTTCTCAAGCTAAAAGACGGCGTTAGCATAGACTACGAGGCTCAACCCGATCGGTATGCCCTTGCAATCGCGTCAATCGACGAGAACGGCAACCGAATCGAACAAACGATGTCTGTATGGCCCGAAGATGTGAACGAAGCAGCATCCGTTTCATCTGTAGGAGTTTCATCTCTAGAGGACGTCGCAGTAGCGTTCAATCCAGAAGATTTCGAAAACTCATTCGAGGACGGAGACAGCGACTACTTGGAGATGATCCGAATCGATTCCTTGCCAGATAACGGCGTCCTTTTGATTGAGGGCAAAAAGGTAACCAACGGTCAGTCAATCGATATCGATCAAGTTGAAGACCTCGAATTTCATCCTGATGAAAACTGGAATGGGGAATCCGAATTCACCTGGTCTGGCTTTGACGGTCAAAAGTGGTCAGGCGAAAGCTCTCCCGTGAAAATCGCGATCGACTACGGAGTAGGTGGAAAAGGTGGATCGGGTTCGGAAAAAGGCACTGGCTCAGGTTTCGGCGGAGGTGAGTTTGGCCTCTTTGACAGGGGAGACAGCGAAGATGCACTCGTTTTTGAAGGGAGTGGACTTGAGATCGATTTAACCTTTCTCAACAACGGAGCCATAACCAACATTGAGCGTCTTGATATATCTGGTGACGGAGACAATAATCTGAGACTCAGTGCCGAAGACGTTTTAGATATGACTAATGGAGACAATAAACTCTTCATAGATGGTAAATCCGGAGATAGTGTTGAAATGCCGGACAATTTCGTTAGCCGCGGCACTGAGAATGTCGATGGCGTGTACTACACCCACTTTTATAACGCAGGGGCTGACGCACATATATACGTCAACCATGAAATAAATGATCTAGGAACTTTCTAATTTTTATTTAGCTCGATCCTGCTATGAGAAAAATCGACTGCTACTCACTAGGTCCCTGATCCCAACAATCTCCTTTCGCAATTGCTATCCTCATTCAGCTTTGGAGAGGATTCCGGATGCTTATACTACGAGATGAGCAGTAGCGATCTATATAGAATATACACCAGTCGAGGAAACTATTTTGTACGCCTTACCCATGCGGGGACGCGATCTCAAGCGAACACAGATGCGGAAACCGATTTCCTCATATTCTGCAACTTCAATGGAGCATTGGTATCAACTCCAATTTGCAATATTGAAGGCGTCATTGTACAACAAAACTAAACTCCTGAGGAAGCCCGACCAGCAACAATCTTCCCGGAGATCGCTGGGAATTCCATTTCAAAGCAGCTTCCTAAACAATTGTAGAACTTCGGACGGCAAGTGGCCTTTCTTGCGAGATTATGAATCGATTTTAGCACTTTCTGAATCTGAAAAGTCGGCCCTGCCACTGCTTTACCAGATGCAACGGATATGAATGAAAGCGAGTGTTGCGAACGATTTATAGATTGGAGAAGTTCCTTTATCAACATGTCGTATTGCGGCCAGAGTGTTCGAAGACACAAAGCTTGGGCTAGAATTCTCTTCAAAATGGATGGATTTTAAAGCACCTCATCAATTTCGGTCTTAAAACTGAATCCAGTCCCATTCAAGGGAACGCTATTAACCTTGAGTTACGATCAGGTTTTTAATCACCTCTACACATGTCTCTCACCATTAATGGATTCAAAGTTGGAAAGGACGCGATTTTGCAGGAAGCACAACGCTTAACCGAGGAAGTAAATCTGCAATTTCCATGGTTGGATCCGATTGCCAGGAAACTCCAGGCTGAGGACATGGCTAAAGATCGGATTATCGAGCACCGACTTTTATTCGAAGAGTCCCGAAAACAAATCCAGGAACTCACTACAGATGAGGTTGAATCCGAGTTCAATCAGATCGCCAAAAAGCACGGGGGAGAAAAAGGTTTCCTAAAAAAATTCAGCATCAGCCGAAGTGATTTGCCCAATGTCAAGCTGGAGATCGCTGACGATGTCAGGTTTCAGCGTTACATGGATGCTCTAAACCAGCAGGCACCTTCTGTCTCTGACGAGGAAATTGCCGCCATATTCCAGCACAACGAGCAAAACTATCGAGCTGCCGATCAGTTCAAAGCATCTCACATCGTTTACCACACAAACAACGGACAGGATCGCAACGAAGCGAAGAAAAAGGCTCAGGACGCTCTCGTTCGATTACAATCTGGTGAAGCATTGGAGAAAATAGCCGACGAGGATTCCGACTGTCCCGGCCAAGGAGGAGATCTCGGTTGGTTCGCAGAGGGCTATATGGTTCAGGAGTTTGAAGATGTTTTAAACCAGCTCGAGATCGGGGCAACGAGCAAAGTTTTCGAGACGCCTTTCGGCTTTCACATCGCCAGACTGGATGACAAAAAGACGGGTGAACTTCAGTCGTTAGCAGTGGTAGGCCCTACGATCCGAAAGGAACTTGAAAAACAGAAACGAGACGCCTTTTTTCGAGAAACGATTGCGACATTAAAGAAATCCGCTGATATCCAGTACACTTAGCCAATCTGAGGGGACGCTTCCCTTGATTGTAACTACTTCTTACTGGTGATGTCATTCGCAGGAAAGGAATGCTAAACCCAATTGATTATCTCCTTTAAGATCGAATGTCTTCTTCGCTTCAATAGTTTGGCTGCTTTTGACTTATCAATAATCGGAGCGGAATCATACGTTGCTTTTCTGGCCTTAAAACAGCGACATTATTTTTAGCCGCATTCTTTGAATGCCCCTACTTTCCGAGGTCCAGATCAGCCACGATCTGGAGAGCTAGGATACTTGGATCGTGCCGGGTAATCCTCCGCAGTCAGACCCTATCGAAGAAATACAAGCAGATATAGAAGGGCTCCTCCCTGAAAGCGCCAACAATAGGTTTCTCAGCATCCAAATATCCTCGGAACCGTAAAACTTGCAGAGATCCGCGTTCTTTACAGAATCTAATTTTGGTAAGTTATTAAAAACTAGTATCTTATGAATTTTCAAGGAATCCAAAAATTTATTGAATTTCGAGTGAATAATCGACGCGATCCCAACGTCTTAATTGGCACAAAACAATTCGAATGGAAAGGACGTTGAACATGAAGAATATACTCATTATCCCGCTGATCGCTATACTGGTAGGTTCAATAACTGCCCCAAATGCAAAGGCTGACCGAGAGGGACGTGCCCTGATCGGAGGTCTCATCGGAGGCCTGATTATAGGATCGATATTAGATGACGACCATCATCATCGACGGACAACAGTCCACCACCGTTCCAGCCACCGATACGATAGTTGCGGATGCAACGGGCACCACGACTACATTTCAGTGAAAACATGGATCAATGGCCGCTGGTCGGTTCACTACGATAACTGTGGAAATAGACTTCGCGACTGGCATCCAGGTTACTATTCTTATACAAAAAGGCGGGTTTGGGTACCTCACAATAGAGGCTGTCACTACTACAATGGTCCAATTCATGGCCGCTATGACCATGACTATAGAAGTGATCGTCACCACGGAAGACGTTAGGGAAAAGGGAAACAGGTAAACCTCTTGGCTCCGGTCAAGAGGCTTGCCTCGTGTCGGGATTCATCCAATCATTGAACACAAGTCAAAATGGAATCTAAAATAACAGATCTCACCGAATCAGAAGCTCGATTGTTAATGAGTTGTCTGATGGATGGAGAGCTACCTGCGGATGATGCCGATCGACTCTATCAGTTTCTAGAGGCAAATCCAGATGCGATCGACTGGATGGAGTCCAATCACGCGATTGCAGATTCCAATAAAGGGTCTGAGTATGCTGAGTCTAACACTTCCTGGGGGAAAATTCAAACTGCAATTAGTAAAGATACCGGGGGGAAGATAGCCTCTTCGAAGTTAATTCAGTTCCCTGCATTATTTCGAGTTTTGGGAATCGCCGCAGCGATCGCCCTGGTAGCTTCTATCGTTTGGAAGAATTTACCTTCAACCCAGAAAGAAGTTACAGAGCGCTATGCCGCTAGCCAATCCGTGGTAGAATTTGTCGACACAGATATTCCGGATGTGAGCCCAGTAGTTTACACAGACGAGATATCAGGGTGGACCGTTGTCTGGGTTGCCGAAATGGATCCGATAGGCGACGAAACGGGATAAGTTCATTTTTCCTGAAAACAATAGACGAATACAGGGTGATTCGTCGTTTGCAAAATGTGCACAAGATTGCTCCAGCGATCACCGACCCAACTCTCCCATGAAATCTATGGGACCCCTCTTTCTATACACCTTTGTACTTGTAGTTGCTTCCCAAGGTCACGAGGAATCTGGACCCAGTGAAGCCCTTGTCTTCGACAAGCCAGCCGCTGTAGAAATGGCGATCCGATTTTAAATCGAAGAAGACTTATACCCCACTCTCAGTTCCTTTGAAATCCTCGATTTCGCATTTCTTAGCGATGAAACTGGATAACGGTGGGTGCTTGCAGCAGTCTGCAACAATGTTCAGGAGCCACGCATATTTACCGAATGGTTCTTTTGCATCCGGAGATGTATCGTGATCCTTAGAAACTAGCGACAAGAATCGAGGGTGGAAAATCCGAAACCATCATGATCCCGTTTGGGAAATCGAAAATGCCTCTGGACAAACTAATAAAACGTGGACTTTAACGCTGAGGACTACGGCCTCTATTGGGGGGCAGTATTGAAGTTCCCATTTTAACGGCTAATCCCTCAATCCGCTTTTCCAGCCGTGTGGCGCCCGTGGATGTCACCAAGGTTCCCCAAACGTATAAGCGCTCGAGTTGCTTTAGATTCGCGAGTTTCAGGAGTCCTCCGTCCGTTACTTTGGTATCACGTAAATTAAGCGTTCTGAGATTAACCATTTGAGAAACGAAATCCAAAGCACGATCATCCACCTCAGTCCTGCTAAGATCCAAATGTTCGATACTTGCCAGCTCTAAAAGCGAACTAAGATCTTCATTGGTAATTCTCGTTCTCGCTAAGGTCAGTTTTTTCAGGGATTGGCTCAAGGGTGCTAACGAAGTCAGTTCGAATTCACCCGGTCCCCGATCTGCATGGGTGTAGCTTACTTCAAACAGACTCGAATCATGATTAACGGTATCAATTAGCAGATCAGACGCTCGAAGGTTTTCAACAATCTCCAACGCATCACCCATAATCATATATTTTCGTGCCGAGTCTGGATCTGCCTCCGTAAATTTGGATTTGGCCCTGGGATTGGGGTCATGGACAAAATCTTCACCAAACGACGCACCCTCTTCTATCCATGCCTTCAGCAAATTTTGCTCTGGTTTGGACAGACCTTCTCCTTTTTGAGGCATGTAATCAGGGTCATCTTTAGGATAGGTTGTCAGGATAAAAAAAGAGCTTTCATTCGGTTCGCCTGGAACCAAAACAATACCTCCTTTTCCACCTGCCAGTATTCCCTCAGGATAATCAAGCCTGAGATCCCCTTTCACCTTTTCATCGTCGTGGCACCGATAGCACTTTTCTTCCAAAATAGGCTTTATTTGCCGGTCAAAATCAACCGCTGCATTCGCAGGAAAACCTAGCCAAACCAACGAATAGAAACACAAACGCAATTGAGCATTCATTTCTTCAAAGCGAGGGAGCACCTCAACCGAAAAGGCTCAAAATAGGTTTTCCTTTGTCCGCGACACGGAAAGGGCGACCACTAGATGAATAGACGGTTTTCTCCAGTGGTATCCCAAGAGCGTAGGCAATAGTTGCATTGAAATCAGGTACGTCGACCTTCTCGCCTTTCACAAATTTTCCCGTCGAATCCGTTTCCCCGTATACCTGGCCTCCTCGAACCCCTCCGCCCGCAAGCGCACAAGAGAAGGCAGTCGGAGAATGGTCTCGCCCATCGTTATCGTTTATTTTTGGAGTGCGACCAAACTCAGTAGCCAAAACAACCATGGTTTCCTCAAGCATCCCGCGGTTTTCCAGATCAGCTAAAAGGGTGCCCAGCGCCTGATCAAGAACTTGCCCATTTTCCGACACTCTCTCGAAATTATTGGTATGCGTATCCCACCCTCCCAAGGTGACCTCGACGAAACGAACATCGTGCTCTACGAGCCTTCTCGCCAAAAGACAGCCCTGGCCGAATGGATTCGTCCCATAAGCTTCGCGGATGTGCTTTAATTCCTGATCGAGTTCGAACGCTGCTAAATCACGGCTCTTCATCAACTTAATCGCATCGTCGTACATGTCGGTATACGCACGCGTTTTTTTCTGGTTATATTTCCGATGAAACTCCGAATCAAACGCGTTGGTCAGCATCACCGTATCTTCAAACTCCTTCTCAGTCGTTCCCTTGCGAATTTTACTATTTTGCAAACCCGCTTCGGGATTCCCAATTACCAAAGGTGCGAACTTTTGTTCAAAGAAGCCATTTCCCCCACCAGGATTAGGACTCCCTACATGGATCACACCAGGCAAATTCGGGTTACGAGGGCCATCCATTTTCACCAACCAAGAACCCATTCCCGGATGAACAATTGTTCCACGTTTTGTGTAACTTGAATGCATGAAGTATCTGCCTTCCTCATGTGCACCTTGGGTTGAGCTCAATGAACGGATAAGCGCTAGCTTATCCATCTGGCTAGCGATTGTAGGAAGATACTCACTTATTTGAATACCTGCCTCTTTGGTTCCAATCGCTTCAACAGGTCCTTTAACACTCCTATCTGACTTTGGATCTAGTGTATCCAAATGACTCATCCCTCCTGCCATGTACAAATAGATGACATTCTTCGCAGTTGACATACGCTCAAGTGTCGCACTGGCAAACGCACTCGATCTTACGGCAAGTGGCATGAGCCCCACTCCTAAAAATGCCTTTGCCGAATACGCTAGAAATTCTCTACGGTCCTGATCTGGAAACTTCTTTAGAATATCTTTCATCTTACCTCTTCTCTTTCTCTAAATCCAATAGACCATTAGACAGAGTCTATTGTATGAAACGAAACTCCTGGGTATTCACAAGAGCAGCCAATAGTTGCTGATAGCCGCGATTCCGCCCACTTGATTGAAACTGATCACCCATTAGCTCGTGCTCCCTCGCCGTTGGTAATCGAGAGAAAAAACTTCGGAATATAACGTCCATTCGAGCACGGCCGTTCGATTCTTTCCGTAGTTCCACATTCAGAGCAGAATTGGGTCTCATCAGCCAGTTTAGAGCTTCACCGTTAAGTAGCCTAAGTGCCTGCGAAATCGACGCTTCTTCCTCGGAACTTTCGATAATTTCCCGATCCGATTGACCGAATTGTCTTAGAAAGTGACCTGGAGGAGCGGGTGATACGACTTCTGAAGCGCGAACCATATTGGCGGGCACACCCCGCCAGCGCTGATCCCGTCTCATCTCTTTAAGTCGCTCGAAGTCTTCGTCGTCATTCGCGACAAAACCAGGACTCATCGAACCAGACTCCATCTGGTAGAACGCCTGAGTCATTTCGTTCGTGTCTTCGCCATTCAGCTTCGCCAACATAATCTCCGTCGCCTGGTTTTTCTGTGAACGAGTTTTTCGATACTCTTTACGAAGTTCGTTTTTCTCTTTTTCCGTAACAGCATTTTGGAGGTTTTTGCGGTAATTTTTTTCGTATTCAAGAAATCGAGCCTCAAGCTCTGTAAGATGTTTCGCTAAACCGTAAGCTGTCATACTATCTAACTTTTCAAGACGCTCCACCCGATCTTGCATCTGTTTTTCCCCATTTCGAGCTCTAAGGAGCTGAGGTTCTATCCCGATGCGCTCGTCTATGTCGACAACCGCCAGAGTTAGAATTGAGTCCCACAATTGCTCCGCCGTCATTCGACGAAGAATCGGACCTTGGAATTGATACATTTCGTCAGGTTGAGGAGATTCCGCTGAAACCTCGCTTTGATAAGTCCGTGTGTTAAAAACAACACTTAAGTAGCGCTTCATGTCGTATCCGCTATCAACCATTACGGATACCAAGTATCCCATAAGTTCGGGGTTCGAGGGAATCGTATCGTCTGTCAAATTGTCGACGGGTTCGATAAGTCCAGCGCCCATCGCTTTCTTCCACAGCCGATTCGCAATTACTTTCGTAAAACGAGGGTTTTCAGCTGATGTCAACCATTCTGCATAGACTTCTCTAGTATCGTCATTCTTCCCAATAATCGCCTCTTCTCCGAAGGGTGTCTTTGGCGCTATTTTCTGTTTCGGACGACCGTTACGATACTGGTAGTCGTCAGGCAATTTCAATTCCCGCTCAATTTCGGCAGCTTGTGCCGTCATCGGGAGCAACAAATCTCTAACCACTCTCCTTTGGGCACCCGAGGGTTGAGCCATTTTACGGGCTTCTTCTCTAGTGTATCCCTCTTTCAAGGACTTCTGCACCATGCCTCTTTGTATCTTTTGGAAGTCTTGAGAAAGAGGCACCTTACCATAGGGCAGCTGCGATTGCAGGCCAAATGTATAGGCCGCCATATGGTAGTACTCCTTTTGTGTCCATTTATCGAACGGATGATCGTGGCATTGTGCACATTGCATTCGTGTACCCAGAAATACTTGTGCCGTATTCGACATGTTGTCTAATGGCATTCCAGCATCCCTTAAATAATAACCAACCGCAGGGTCATCCCAGACGTATCCCTCAGATGTAATCAAGTCCCTGACAAATTTATCATAGGGCAAATTCTCGCGCAAACTGTCCTTAATCCATTCCTGGTACGATACCATGATGGTTCGACGCCCTCTGGACTTAACTCTCAAAATGTCAGCCCAGAAGTTGTAGTAGGAACTTACATAGCCTTCTGACTCCAATAGCTCATCTATGAGCTGAGCCCTTTTGTCTTCGTTTTCCGATTCAAGAAATTGGCTCAGTTCGGAAAAAGTTGGAATCCGACCAGCTATATCCAAGTAAATCCTCCGAGCGAATATGTCATCTGAAATAGGAGGGTTACGTTTAAGACCATTCGCTTCCAAGTTCGCTTCGACCAGACCATCGATTCGACTAATGGCTTGAAGCAATTCTTCCGAAAGGTGGTTGGCAGGACGGTCGAAAGGTTCAGCGAGTGAGAACCTCGACACGAATACAGTAGCCGCTACCAAAATAATTAAACAGGCAAATAGGTTACTTAATCTCATCGTCCTTGGGGTTAAACCGGTGAATCTGAAAATTGTCTGACTTGTGACCGCTATGACTATGTAACGATAACGGGACGTGACAAGTTTCGATTTTTCAACCACCCCAATTATGTCGCAGGGTTGCCCCCGGAATCAAATGCCCATCTCACCAATATCGGGTGCGAACTTCTAGTCACCCTGAGCAGTAGATCCCATCCAGAGCTCTTAAATCAGATTTCGCCGTAACTAGGCGATCTCGACTGGCTCCTGGCTCTTTACGAGATCATCTAGCTGCTTGAGTTGCTGTAAAAACAACCCCACCCTATCGAGTGGCAACGCACAAGGTCCGTCGCATTTAGCGCTATCAGGATCCGGATGGGTCTCTAAAA
Coding sequences within it:
- a CDS encoding peptidylprolyl isomerase, which encodes MSLTINGFKVGKDAILQEAQRLTEEVNLQFPWLDPIARKLQAEDMAKDRIIEHRLLFEESRKQIQELTTDEVESEFNQIAKKHGGEKGFLKKFSISRSDLPNVKLEIADDVRFQRYMDALNQQAPSVSDEEIAAIFQHNEQNYRAADQFKASHIVYHTNNGQDRNEAKKKAQDALVRLQSGEALEKIADEDSDCPGQGGDLGWFAEGYMVQEFEDVLNQLEIGATSKVFETPFGFHIARLDDKKTGELQSLAVVGPTIRKELEKQKRDAFFRETIATLKKSADIQYT
- a CDS encoding DUF1549 domain-containing protein, yielding MRLSNLFACLIILVAATVFVSRFSLAEPFDRPANHLSEELLQAISRIDGLVEANLEANGLKRNPPISDDIFARRIYLDIAGRIPTFSELSQFLESENEDKRAQLIDELLESEGYVSSYYNFWADILRVKSRGRRTIMVSYQEWIKDSLRENLPYDKFVRDLITSEGYVWDDPAVGYYLRDAGMPLDNMSNTAQVFLGTRMQCAQCHDHPFDKWTQKEYYHMAAYTFGLQSQLPYGKVPLSQDFQKIQRGMVQKSLKEGYTREEARKMAQPSGAQRRVVRDLLLPMTAQAAEIERELKLPDDYQYRNGRPKQKIAPKTPFGEEAIIGKNDDTREVYAEWLTSAENPRFTKVIANRLWKKAMGAGLIEPVDNLTDDTIPSNPELMGYLVSVMVDSGYDMKRYLSVVFNTRTYQSEVSAESPQPDEMYQFQGPILRRMTAEQLWDSILTLAVVDIDERIGIEPQLLRARNGEKQMQDRVERLEKLDSMTAYGLAKHLTELEARFLEYEKNYRKNLQNAVTEKEKNELRKEYRKTRSQKNQATEIMLAKLNGEDTNEMTQAFYQMESGSMSPGFVANDDEDFERLKEMRRDQRWRGVPANMVRASEVVSPAPPGHFLRQFGQSDREIIESSEEEASISQALRLLNGEALNWLMRPNSALNVELRKESNGRARMDVIFRSFFSRLPTAREHELMGDQFQSSGRNRGYQQLLAALVNTQEFRFIQ
- a CDS encoding c-type cytochrome domain-containing protein, which codes for MNAQLRLCFYSLVWLGFPANAAVDFDRQIKPILEEKCYRCHDDEKVKGDLRLDYPEGILAGGKGGIVLVPGEPNESSFFILTTYPKDDPDYMPQKGEGLSKPEQNLLKAWIEEGASFGEDFVHDPNPRAKSKFTEADPDSARKYMIMGDALEIVENLRASDLLIDTVNHDSSLFEVSYTHADRGPGEFELTSLAPLSQSLKKLTLARTRITNEDLSSLLELASIEHLDLSRTEVDDRALDFVSQMVNLRTLNLRDTKVTDGGLLKLANLKQLERLYVWGTLVTSTGATRLEKRIEGLAVKMGTSILPPNRGRSPQR
- a CDS encoding DUF1501 domain-containing protein, translated to MKDILKKFPDQDRREFLAYSAKAFLGVGLMPLAVRSSAFASATLERMSTAKNVIYLYMAGGMSHLDTLDPKSDRSVKGPVEAIGTKEAGIQISEYLPTIASQMDKLALIRSLSSTQGAHEEGRYFMHSSYTKRGTIVHPGMGSWLVKMDGPRNPNLPGVIHVGSPNPGGGNGFFEQKFAPLVIGNPEAGLQNSKIRKGTTEKEFEDTVMLTNAFDSEFHRKYNQKKTRAYTDMYDDAIKLMKSRDLAAFELDQELKHIREAYGTNPFGQGCLLARRLVEHDVRFVEVTLGGWDTHTNNFERVSENGQVLDQALGTLLADLENRGMLEETMVVLATEFGRTPKINDNDGRDHSPTAFSCALAGGGVRGGQVYGETDSTGKFVKGEKVDVPDFNATIAYALGIPLEKTVYSSSGRPFRVADKGKPILSLFG